A genomic stretch from Mycobacterium malmoense includes:
- a CDS encoding Rv2732c family membrane protein, translating to MKKEHPSLDALRTEIEAAERRVAREIDPGPRGFVVSILVFVLLGSFILPHTGDVRGWDVLFSSPGAGAAAVALPSRVFAWLALVFGVGFSMLALMTRRWALAWIALAGSATTAAVGLLAVWSRQTVAAGHPGPGAGLIVAWITVILLTFHWARVVWSRTVVQLAAEEQRRRIAAQRQSMTLLDSVQTNADDAAGPDPDS from the coding sequence ATGAAGAAAGAACACCCGAGCCTTGATGCCTTACGAACCGAGATCGAGGCCGCGGAACGCCGGGTGGCGCGCGAGATCGATCCCGGCCCAAGGGGATTCGTCGTGTCGATCCTGGTGTTCGTGCTGCTGGGCTCGTTCATCCTGCCGCACACCGGCGACGTGCGGGGATGGGACGTGCTGTTCAGCAGCCCCGGCGCGGGCGCGGCCGCGGTGGCGCTGCCGTCGCGGGTGTTCGCCTGGCTGGCGCTGGTGTTCGGCGTCGGCTTCTCGATGCTGGCGTTGATGACGCGGCGCTGGGCGCTGGCCTGGATCGCGCTGGCCGGTTCGGCGACCACCGCCGCGGTCGGGCTGCTGGCCGTCTGGTCGCGCCAGACCGTGGCCGCCGGGCATCCCGGACCCGGGGCGGGCCTCATCGTCGCGTGGATCACCGTGATCCTGTTGACGTTTCACTGGGCCCGCGTGGTGTGGTCGCGCACCGTCGTGCAACTTGCCGCCGAGGAACAGCGGCGCCGCATCGCCGCACAGCGGCAGTCGATGACGCTGCTGGACAGCGTGCAAACCAACGCCGACGACGCGGCCGGCCCAGACCCGGATTCCTAA
- the recA gene encoding intein-containing recombinase RecA — protein sequence MAQAPDREKALELAMAQIEKSYGKGSVMRLGDEMRQPISVIPTGSIALDVALGIGGLPRGRVVEIYGPESSGKTTVALHAVANAQAAGGVAAFIDAEHALDPDYAKKLGVDTDSLLVSQPDTGEQALEIADMLIRSGALDILVIDSVAALVPRAELEGEMGDSHVGLQARLMSQALRKMTGALNNSGTTAIFINQLREKIGVMFGSPETTTGGKALKFYASVRMDVRRIETLKDGTNAVGNRTRLKVVKNKCLAEGTRIFDPITGTTHRIEDVVDGRKQIHVVAAAKDGTLHARPVVSWFDQGTQDVIGLRIAGGATVWATPDHKVLTEYGWRQAGELRKGDRVAQPRRFNGFGSSAPIPADHARLLGYLIGDGYVGGKTPVNFINVQQPLIDDVTRIAATLGCVAHPQGPMSLAIAHRPGERNGVLDLCRRSGIHGKLAWEKTIPNWFFEPDVAADVVGNLLFGLFESDGWVSREQTGALRVGYATTSEQLAHQIHWLLLRFGIVSSVRDYDPTQRRPSIINGRRVQAKRQVFEVRVSGMENVTAFAESVPMWGPRGIALTQAIPEAMQGRRRGSQATYLSAEMADAVLNYLDERGVTAREAAAMIGAGSGDPRGGMKQVLGASRLRRDRVQVLADALDDKFLHGVLAEELRYSVIREVLPMRRVRTFDLEVEELHNLVAEGIVVHNCAPPFKQAEFDILYGRGISREGSLIDMGVDQGFIRKSGSWFTYEGEQLGQGKENVRNFLMENADVANEIEKKIKEKLGIGAVVTDDPSGDVLPAPVDF from the coding sequence ATGGCACAAGCCCCCGACCGCGAGAAGGCCCTCGAACTGGCGATGGCCCAGATCGAGAAGAGTTACGGCAAAGGCTCGGTGATGCGTCTCGGCGACGAGATGCGTCAGCCGATCTCGGTCATCCCGACCGGGTCCATCGCGCTGGACGTGGCCCTGGGCATCGGCGGCCTGCCGCGCGGCCGGGTCGTGGAGATCTACGGCCCGGAGTCCTCGGGTAAGACCACCGTCGCGCTGCACGCGGTGGCCAACGCCCAGGCCGCCGGCGGCGTCGCGGCGTTCATCGACGCCGAGCACGCCCTGGATCCGGATTACGCCAAGAAACTCGGCGTCGACACCGATTCCCTGTTGGTCAGCCAGCCCGACACCGGTGAACAGGCCCTGGAGATCGCCGACATGCTGATCCGCTCCGGCGCGCTGGACATTCTGGTCATCGACTCGGTGGCGGCCCTGGTGCCGCGCGCGGAACTCGAGGGCGAGATGGGGGATAGCCACGTCGGGCTGCAGGCCCGGCTGATGAGCCAGGCGCTGCGGAAAATGACCGGCGCGCTGAACAATTCGGGAACCACCGCGATCTTCATCAACCAGCTCCGCGAAAAAATCGGCGTGATGTTCGGCAGTCCCGAAACGACAACGGGCGGAAAGGCTTTGAAGTTCTACGCGTCGGTGCGCATGGACGTGCGCCGGATCGAGACGCTCAAGGACGGCACCAATGCGGTGGGCAACCGCACCCGGCTCAAGGTCGTCAAGAACAAGTGCCTCGCCGAAGGCACTCGGATCTTCGATCCGATCACCGGTACGACCCATCGCATCGAGGATGTTGTCGATGGGCGAAAGCAAATCCATGTCGTGGCCGCGGCCAAGGACGGAACGCTGCATGCGCGCCCCGTGGTGTCCTGGTTCGACCAGGGAACGCAGGATGTGATCGGATTGCGGATCGCCGGCGGCGCAACCGTGTGGGCGACGCCCGATCACAAGGTGCTGACGGAGTACGGCTGGCGTCAGGCCGGAGAACTCCGCAAGGGAGACCGGGTGGCGCAGCCACGGCGCTTCAATGGATTCGGTAGTAGTGCGCCGATTCCGGCGGATCATGCACGGTTGCTTGGCTATCTGATCGGGGATGGCTACGTGGGGGGTAAGACTCCGGTCAACTTCATCAACGTTCAGCAGCCCCTCATTGATGACGTGACGCGAATCGCGGCGACGCTTGGTTGTGTGGCCCATCCACAGGGGCCTATGTCGCTTGCGATCGCTCATCGACCCGGTGAGCGCAACGGTGTCCTCGACCTTTGCCGGCGGTCAGGTATTCACGGCAAGCTCGCATGGGAGAAGACGATTCCGAACTGGTTCTTCGAGCCGGATGTCGCTGCCGATGTAGTCGGGAATCTGCTCTTCGGTCTGTTTGAGAGCGACGGCTGGGTGAGTCGGGAACAGACCGGGGCGCTTCGCGTCGGTTACGCGACGACCTCCGAACAGCTCGCACACCAGATTCATTGGCTGCTACTGCGATTCGGCATCGTGAGCTCCGTTCGAGATTACGATCCGACCCAAAGGCGGCCGAGCATCATCAACGGTCGACGGGTCCAGGCCAAGCGCCAAGTGTTCGAGGTCCGGGTCTCGGGCATGGAGAACGTCACGGCGTTCGCGGAATCGGTTCCCATGTGGGGCCCGCGGGGCATCGCCCTTACCCAGGCGATCCCAGAGGCTATGCAGGGGCGCCGGCGTGGATCGCAGGCGACGTATCTCTCCGCGGAGATGGCCGATGCGGTGCTGAACTACCTCGACGAGCGCGGCGTGACCGCACGGGAGGCGGCAGCCATGATCGGCGCGGGTTCTGGGGACCCTCGCGGTGGGATGAAGCAGGTTCTGGGCGCCAGCCGTCTCCGTCGGGATCGTGTGCAGGTGCTCGCGGATGCCCTGGATGACAAGTTCCTGCATGGTGTGTTGGCGGAAGAGCTCCGGTACTCGGTGATCCGAGAGGTGTTGCCAATGCGGCGGGTGCGGACGTTCGACCTCGAGGTCGAGGAGCTGCATAACCTTGTCGCGGAGGGGATTGTCGTGCATAACTGCGCGCCCCCCTTCAAACAGGCCGAGTTCGACATTCTCTACGGCCGGGGCATCAGCAGGGAAGGCTCGCTGATCGACATGGGCGTGGACCAGGGCTTCATCCGCAAGTCCGGTTCGTGGTTCACCTACGAGGGCGAGCAGCTCGGACAGGGCAAGGAGAACGTCCGCAACTTCCTGATGGAAAACGCCGACGTGGCCAACGAGATCGAGAAGAAGATCAAGGAAAAGCTTGGCATTGGCGCGGTCGTGACCGATGACCCCTCCGGTGATGTCCTGCCCGCCCCCGTCGATTTCTGA
- the miaB gene encoding tRNA (N6-isopentenyl adenosine(37)-C2)-methylthiotransferase MiaB: protein MVAPDAPGLAGPAVQARTYQVRTYGCQMNVHDSERLAGLLEAAGYRRAGDGSDFGDADVVVFNTCAVRENADNKLYGNLSHLAPRKRANPDMQIAVGGCLAQKDRAALLRKAPWVDVVFGTHNLGSLPTLLDRARHNKAAQVEIAEALQQFPSSLPSARESAYAAWVSISVGCNNSCTFCIVPSLRGKEVDRSPADILAEVRSLVDDGVLEVTLLGQNVNAYGVSFADPSLPRDRGAFAELLRACGRIDGLERVRFTSPHPAEFTDDVIEAMAQTPNVCPALHMPLQSGSDRVLRAMRRSYRAERYLGIIDRVRAAMPHAAITTDLIVGFPGETEEDFAATLDVVRRARFAAAYTFQYSKRPGTPAAELPGQLPKAVVQERYERLVDVQEQISLEGNRALVGQAVELLVATGEGRKDARTARMTGRARDGRLVHFASNEAAAGDDVRPGDVVTTVVTAAAPHHLIADAGILTHRRTRAGDAHAAGRRPGVVGLGVPKIGPSIDPLEPLGCAP, encoded by the coding sequence ATGGTGGCGCCGGACGCCCCGGGCCTGGCCGGGCCCGCGGTCCAGGCGCGCACCTATCAAGTCCGCACCTACGGCTGTCAGATGAATGTCCACGACTCCGAGCGGCTGGCGGGTCTGCTGGAAGCCGCCGGCTACCGCCGGGCGGGCGACGGCTCAGACTTTGGAGACGCCGACGTGGTGGTCTTCAACACATGCGCCGTCCGCGAGAACGCCGACAACAAGCTGTACGGCAACCTCAGCCACCTGGCCCCGCGCAAGCGCGCCAACCCCGACATGCAGATCGCGGTCGGCGGCTGCCTGGCCCAAAAAGACCGGGCGGCGTTGCTGCGCAAGGCGCCCTGGGTGGACGTCGTCTTCGGCACGCACAACCTCGGGTCGCTGCCCACGCTGCTCGACCGGGCCCGGCACAACAAGGCCGCGCAGGTGGAAATCGCCGAGGCGCTGCAGCAGTTCCCGTCGTCGCTGCCGAGCGCCCGCGAATCCGCTTACGCCGCTTGGGTTTCCATCTCCGTCGGATGCAACAACAGCTGCACCTTCTGCATCGTCCCGTCGCTGCGGGGCAAGGAGGTCGACCGCAGTCCGGCCGACATCCTTGCCGAGGTTCGGTCACTGGTGGACGACGGCGTGCTCGAAGTCACCCTGCTGGGCCAGAACGTCAACGCCTACGGAGTGTCCTTCGCCGACCCGTCGCTGCCCCGCGATCGGGGCGCCTTCGCCGAGCTGCTGCGCGCCTGCGGGCGCATCGACGGGCTGGAACGCGTGCGGTTCACCTCGCCGCATCCGGCGGAGTTCACCGATGACGTCATCGAGGCGATGGCGCAGACCCCGAACGTGTGCCCCGCCCTGCACATGCCGCTGCAGTCGGGATCCGACCGCGTGCTGCGCGCGATGCGGCGGTCCTACCGCGCGGAGCGCTATCTGGGCATCATCGACCGGGTTCGGGCGGCCATGCCGCACGCGGCCATCACCACCGACCTGATCGTCGGGTTCCCCGGCGAGACCGAAGAGGACTTCGCGGCCACCCTCGACGTGGTGCGCCGGGCCCGGTTCGCGGCGGCGTACACCTTCCAGTACTCCAAGCGGCCCGGCACCCCGGCCGCCGAACTCCCCGGGCAGCTCCCGAAAGCCGTTGTGCAGGAACGCTACGAGCGGCTGGTCGACGTGCAGGAGCAGATCTCGCTGGAGGGCAATCGCGCGCTGGTCGGGCAGGCCGTCGAGTTGCTGGTCGCCACCGGGGAGGGCCGCAAGGACGCCCGCACGGCCCGGATGACCGGACGGGCCCGCGACGGGCGGCTGGTGCACTTTGCCTCTAATGAAGCCGCGGCCGGCGACGACGTGCGGCCGGGCGACGTCGTCACGACGGTGGTCACCGCCGCCGCGCCGCACCACCTCATCGCCGACGCGGGCATCCTCACCCACCGCCGCACGCGGGCGGGTGACGCGCACGCCGCCGGCCGGCGTCCGGGCGTCGTCGGTCTCGGCGTGCCGAAGATCGGGCCGTCGATAGATCCGCTGGAACCCCTGGGATGTGCCCCATGA
- a CDS encoding DUF349 domain-containing protein, which yields MTVDEPHSNDSAGPVPQPDSGPVSRPVPRPGPRPGPRPPSSGPRPAPYQVPAPQPSDPHRFGRVDDDGTVWLISSAGERIVGSWQAGDPEAAFAHFGRRFDDLSTEITLMEERLASGTGDARKIKAHASALAETLPTVSVLGDVDALAGRLAGLLEHADSAVAADRSRREEHRAAQAARKEALAAEAEDLAANSTQWKAAGERLRAILDEWKTITGLDRKVDDALWKRYSAAREAFNRRRGSHFAELDRERSGVRQSKERLCERAEELSDSTDWTATSGEFRKLLTEWKAAGRTTKEVDDALWHRFKAAQDAFFTARNAATAEKDTELRANAAAKEALLAEAEKLDTGNLDAAKAAMRSIAERWDAIGRVPRERSAELERRLRAVEKRVRDAGQADWSDPQAQARAEQFATRAEQYELQAQKAAAAGRTKEAEEARANAEQWRQWAEAAAEALTRRS from the coding sequence ATGACGGTTGACGAGCCCCACAGCAACGATTCAGCCGGGCCGGTGCCCCAGCCGGATTCGGGGCCAGTTTCGAGGCCGGTGCCACGTCCGGGACCGCGTCCCGGTCCCCGGCCTCCGAGCTCGGGGCCGCGACCCGCCCCCTATCAGGTGCCGGCGCCCCAGCCCAGCGATCCACACCGGTTCGGACGTGTGGACGACGACGGCACGGTGTGGCTGATCAGCTCGGCCGGCGAGCGCATCGTCGGCTCCTGGCAGGCCGGCGACCCCGAAGCGGCATTCGCCCACTTCGGCCGCCGATTCGACGACCTGAGCACCGAGATCACGCTCATGGAGGAGCGGCTGGCGTCGGGAACCGGGGACGCCCGCAAGATCAAGGCCCACGCGTCCGCGCTGGCCGAAACGCTGCCGACGGTATCCGTGCTGGGCGATGTCGACGCGCTCGCGGGCCGGTTGGCCGGCCTTCTCGAGCATGCCGACTCCGCGGTCGCCGCGGATCGCTCCCGGCGCGAGGAGCATCGGGCCGCCCAGGCCGCCCGCAAGGAGGCGCTGGCCGCCGAGGCCGAGGACTTGGCGGCCAACTCGACCCAATGGAAAGCCGCCGGCGAGCGGCTGCGCGCGATCCTCGACGAGTGGAAGACGATCACCGGCCTGGACCGAAAAGTCGATGACGCGCTGTGGAAGCGTTATTCGGCGGCCCGGGAGGCCTTCAACCGGCGGCGGGGATCCCATTTCGCCGAGCTGGACCGGGAGCGATCGGGGGTCCGGCAGTCCAAGGAGCGGCTCTGCGAGCGGGCCGAAGAGCTGTCCGATTCGACCGATTGGACCGCCACCAGCGGCGAATTCCGCAAGCTGCTCACCGAATGGAAGGCGGCCGGTCGAACGACCAAAGAGGTCGACGACGCCCTGTGGCATCGCTTCAAGGCCGCCCAGGACGCGTTCTTCACGGCTCGTAACGCCGCGACGGCGGAAAAGGACACGGAGTTGCGGGCCAATGCCGCGGCCAAAGAGGCGCTGCTGGCCGAGGCGGAAAAGCTCGACACCGGCAACCTTGACGCCGCCAAGGCGGCGATGCGATCGATCGCCGAAAGATGGGACGCGATCGGCAGGGTTCCCCGGGAGCGGTCCGCCGAGTTGGAGCGGCGGCTGCGCGCGGTCGAGAAGAGGGTGCGCGACGCCGGCCAGGCGGATTGGTCCGACCCGCAGGCGCAGGCCCGCGCCGAGCAATTCGCAACCCGTGCCGAGCAGTACGAACTCCAGGCTCAGAAGGCGGCGGCGGCCGGCCGGACGAAGGAGGCCGAAGAGGCCAGGGCCAACGCCGAGCAGTGGCGGCAGTGGGCCGAAGCGGCCGCCGAGGCGCTGACGCGCAGGTCTTAA
- a CDS encoding Lrp/AsnC family transcriptional regulator, whose protein sequence is MTETLRDVPPVLDAVDRRLMHALGVDARAPFRLLASVLGVSEQTAARRYHRLCEAGVLRVLMLPAPDPVDRGQLVRLEVQPQAVRAIADVLARRPDVSYVRLMNAGAEILFGVRARARSDRDALLFDQLPRAGRILRTTVYSLLQHFRTPGEADWAGFGDRLSPEQRRRLQPERPQEPSMRVGPSDHAIVEELAVDGRATCARLARVSGMSESAVARRLELLTRSGALYGDVDIAPELLGYPAGAQLYLDVVPSRVPDVGALLAAHAPTAFVAAVAGPANLLAAIRCRDAAEIYEYVTTTIGRVEGVNRVEVSTVSRTVKHARSTTDENRLSRAPAGGAPSRRRTMAP, encoded by the coding sequence ATGACAGAAACGCTCAGAGACGTGCCGCCGGTCTTGGATGCGGTCGATCGCCGGCTGATGCACGCCCTGGGCGTCGACGCCCGGGCGCCGTTTCGTCTGCTCGCATCGGTCCTCGGGGTATCCGAACAGACCGCGGCCCGGCGATATCACCGGCTGTGCGAGGCCGGCGTGCTGCGTGTCCTGATGCTGCCGGCGCCGGATCCCGTCGATCGCGGGCAGCTGGTGCGCCTGGAGGTGCAGCCACAGGCCGTTCGTGCGATCGCGGACGTCCTGGCGCGCCGGCCCGACGTCTCCTACGTGCGGCTGATGAACGCGGGCGCCGAGATCCTGTTCGGCGTGCGCGCCCGGGCCCGGTCGGACCGTGACGCGCTGCTGTTCGATCAGCTGCCGCGCGCGGGCCGCATACTGCGCACGACGGTGTATTCGCTGCTGCAGCATTTCCGGACGCCGGGCGAAGCCGATTGGGCCGGATTCGGTGACCGGCTCAGCCCCGAGCAGCGGCGGCGGCTACAGCCCGAGCGTCCGCAGGAGCCGTCGATGCGCGTCGGGCCGTCGGATCACGCGATCGTCGAGGAGCTCGCCGTCGACGGCCGGGCGACCTGCGCGCGGCTGGCCCGAGTCAGTGGCATGTCCGAGTCGGCGGTGGCCCGCCGCCTCGAGCTGTTGACCCGCAGCGGAGCCCTGTACGGCGACGTCGACATCGCGCCGGAGTTGCTGGGCTACCCCGCGGGCGCGCAGCTGTACCTGGACGTGGTGCCCTCGAGGGTGCCCGACGTCGGGGCGCTGCTGGCGGCTCACGCGCCGACGGCGTTCGTCGCGGCAGTGGCCGGGCCGGCCAATTTGCTCGCGGCCATCCGCTGCCGAGACGCCGCCGAAATCTACGAGTACGTCACCACGACCATCGGCCGGGTCGAGGGTGTGAACCGCGTCGAGGTGTCGACGGTGTCGCGCACGGTCAAGCATGCCCGCTCGACAACCGACGAGAACCGACTGAGCAGGGCGCCTGCCGGTGGCGCACCTTCCCGTCGCCGTACCATGGCCCCGTGA
- the recX gene encoding recombination regulator RecX, whose amino-acid sequence MSCPPPSISEPSREEQARALCLRLLTARARTRAELSGQLAKRGYPDDVSARVLDRLADVGLVDDTDFAEQWVRSRRANAGKGKRALAAELHTKGVDNDVITAVLGGIDAGAERDRAERLVRAKLRRENLDGDQTRVARRLVAMLARRGYSQGMAYDVVSAELGLELDRRRT is encoded by the coding sequence ATGTCCTGCCCGCCCCCGTCGATTTCTGAGCCCTCCCGCGAAGAGCAGGCGCGGGCGTTGTGCCTGCGCCTGCTCACCGCGAGAGCGCGCACCCGGGCCGAGCTGTCCGGACAGCTGGCCAAGCGTGGATACCCCGACGATGTCAGCGCCCGGGTGCTCGACCGGCTCGCCGACGTCGGCCTGGTGGATGACACCGACTTCGCCGAGCAGTGGGTGCGGTCCCGGCGGGCAAACGCCGGAAAAGGCAAGCGCGCCTTGGCCGCCGAACTGCACACCAAGGGCGTCGACAACGACGTGATCACCGCGGTGCTGGGTGGGATCGACGCCGGTGCCGAACGCGACCGCGCCGAGCGGCTGGTGCGGGCCAAGCTGCGGCGGGAGAACCTTGACGGTGATCAGACGCGGGTGGCGCGTCGGCTGGTCGCGATGCTGGCGCGGCGCGGGTACAGCCAGGGCATGGCCTACGACGTGGTCAGCGCCGAGCTTGGGTTGGAGCTCGACCGCCGCCGCACGTAG
- a CDS encoding SDR family oxidoreductase, which yields MHDSGSTTYLVTGATGNVGGRVADGLLGRGEHPRVFVRDAGKAAERYGGLVDVRVGDFADPASLARAVEGVDVMFLVTAGPDLADRDKSAVDVAKSAGVRRVVKLSTLDVGSGVGTGVWHREGEAAIRGSGVGFVFVQPSGFMDNFLAWAASIKTDGTVRCCAGDGRIPFIHSEDIAAVAVEAMTSPRYMGQSLPITGPKALSFADMTAKVGSAIGRQLRFEAIPDEQERRQQAARGVPEALIEARLEIFRAIRAGEQASLTGNVASILGRQPISFDRWAEQNAAAFR from the coding sequence ATGCACGACTCGGGCAGCACCACCTATCTCGTGACCGGGGCCACCGGCAACGTCGGCGGCCGGGTCGCCGACGGGCTGCTCGGGCGCGGTGAGCACCCCCGGGTCTTCGTGCGCGACGCGGGGAAGGCCGCCGAGCGCTATGGCGGCCTTGTCGACGTGCGGGTCGGAGACTTCGCCGACCCGGCATCGCTGGCCCGCGCGGTCGAGGGCGTCGACGTGATGTTCCTGGTGACGGCGGGCCCGGATCTCGCGGACAGGGACAAATCCGCCGTGGACGTCGCGAAATCCGCGGGGGTGCGACGAGTGGTGAAGCTGTCCACCCTGGACGTGGGGTCGGGCGTCGGGACCGGCGTGTGGCACCGCGAGGGTGAAGCCGCGATCCGCGGCAGCGGGGTCGGGTTCGTCTTCGTGCAACCGTCTGGATTCATGGACAACTTCTTGGCGTGGGCGGCATCGATCAAGACCGACGGGACCGTCCGCTGCTGCGCCGGCGACGGCAGGATCCCGTTCATCCATTCCGAGGACATCGCCGCCGTGGCGGTCGAGGCGATGACGAGCCCGCGCTACATGGGACAGTCGTTGCCCATCACCGGGCCAAAAGCGCTGAGCTTCGCCGACATGACCGCAAAGGTCGGTTCGGCCATCGGACGGCAACTGCGCTTCGAGGCGATCCCCGACGAGCAGGAACGACGGCAGCAGGCGGCCCGAGGCGTTCCGGAAGCCTTGATCGAGGCCCGCCTGGAGATTTTTCGCGCAATCCGGGCGGGAGAACAGGCCTCGCTCACCGGCAACGTGGCGTCGATCCTTGGCCGCCAACCGATTTCGTTCGATCGGTGGGCGGAGCAGAACGCGGCCGCGTTCCGGTGA
- a CDS encoding DMT family transporter, whose translation MARVDIAALLALVAALISGVGDVVRQRSAQEITDEQVGHVELLRMSLRDTRWWLGGMAAVASAALQAVALGLGSVVLVQALQVTALLFALPVYAWVTKKGLTRREWGWALLLAAAVAVFVMVGEPAAGYPRASMATWAIVAVVIGPAMVFCVLGARIWSGPAAAVLLAVVSASSWALFAVFTKAIVDVLDGGLGALLRAPELYGWLLVAVLGAVFQQSSFRASSLTASLPTMTVAEPVVASVLGVTVLGETLGAEGPRLIALAAAVAVVIVATTALARGEAASMAAGEQRRPASGHPPRVALGAASPVVVGVIGRGPSPLATFETPALSHYSGR comes from the coding sequence ATAGCCAGGGTGGATATCGCGGCGCTGCTCGCGCTGGTCGCCGCGCTGATATCGGGTGTCGGGGACGTGGTCCGTCAGCGGTCCGCGCAGGAAATCACCGATGAGCAGGTCGGTCATGTCGAGCTGCTGCGGATGTCGTTGCGCGACACCCGGTGGTGGCTGGGCGGAATGGCGGCGGTGGCCAGCGCCGCGCTGCAGGCCGTCGCGCTGGGACTGGGCTCGGTGGTGTTGGTGCAGGCGCTGCAGGTGACGGCGTTGCTGTTTGCGTTGCCGGTTTACGCGTGGGTGACCAAGAAGGGGTTGACCCGCCGGGAGTGGGGGTGGGCGCTGCTGCTGGCCGCCGCGGTGGCGGTCTTCGTCATGGTGGGTGAGCCGGCGGCCGGCTACCCGCGGGCCTCGATGGCGACCTGGGCCATCGTTGCCGTCGTGATCGGCCCCGCCATGGTGTTTTGCGTGCTGGGCGCGCGGATCTGGTCGGGCCCGGCGGCCGCGGTGCTGCTGGCGGTGGTGTCGGCGTCGTCGTGGGCGTTGTTCGCGGTGTTCACCAAGGCCATCGTCGACGTGCTCGACGGCGGCTTGGGCGCGCTGCTGCGGGCCCCGGAGTTGTATGGCTGGCTGCTGGTCGCGGTGCTTGGGGCGGTCTTTCAGCAATCGTCGTTTCGCGCCAGCTCGCTGACCGCGTCGTTGCCGACGATGACGGTGGCCGAGCCGGTGGTCGCGTCGGTGCTGGGTGTCACCGTGCTGGGTGAAACCCTCGGGGCCGAGGGCCCGAGGCTCATCGCTTTGGCGGCTGCGGTAGCGGTGGTGATCGTCGCGACCACGGCCCTGGCCCGTGGCGAGGCCGCCTCGATGGCCGCCGGCGAACAGCGGCGACCCGCAAGCGGCCACCCGCCGAGGGTGGCATTGGGCGCCGCCTCTCCGGTCGTGGTGGGCGTGATCGGTCGCGGGCCGTCGCCGCTCGCGACATTCGAGACCCCGGCGCTGTCGCACTACAGTGGTCGTTGA
- a CDS encoding DMT family transporter — MSKVDIAALIALCAALSSAVGDVIRQRSAQEITDKEVGHLELFRMSLRDKRWWLGGVAAIVNYSLQAVALAWGSVVMVTALQVTALLFALPIYARLSKHRVTRWEWGWAAVLAAALAVVIIVGDPESGQERAPLSTWIIVALVMGPALVACVLAARVWSGRPVAAALLATVAGSSLALFAVLTKGVVEVLEEGFGAVLRAPEFYPWLLVALCGMIFQQSAFRAGALTASLPTMTVAKPVVAGVLGITVLGETLKTAGPAAFALVAAVALVIVATVALARGEAASMAAGTGRDATPDPSGQGSFPGERVRPSG, encoded by the coding sequence ATGTCGAAGGTGGACATCGCGGCGCTGATTGCCTTGTGCGCGGCGCTGTCCTCCGCTGTCGGCGATGTGATCCGGCAGCGCTCCGCGCAGGAGATCACTGACAAGGAGGTCGGCCACCTCGAGCTGTTTCGCATGTCATTGCGCGACAAGCGGTGGTGGTTGGGTGGCGTGGCGGCGATCGTCAACTACAGCCTGCAGGCCGTGGCCCTGGCGTGGGGGTCGGTGGTGATGGTGACGGCGCTGCAGGTGACCGCGCTGCTGTTCGCCTTACCGATCTACGCGCGGCTGAGCAAACATCGGGTGACCCGCTGGGAGTGGGGGTGGGCGGCGGTACTGGCCGCCGCGTTGGCGGTGGTCATCATCGTCGGTGACCCGGAGTCCGGCCAGGAGCGGGCGCCGCTGTCGACGTGGATCATCGTGGCCCTGGTGATGGGCCCCGCGCTGGTGGCGTGTGTGCTTGCGGCGCGTGTCTGGTCTGGCCGTCCGGTCGCGGCGGCGCTGCTGGCGACCGTCGCCGGTTCGTCGCTGGCGCTGTTCGCGGTGCTGACCAAGGGCGTCGTCGAGGTGCTCGAAGAGGGCTTCGGTGCCGTGCTGCGCGCGCCCGAGTTCTATCCCTGGCTACTGGTCGCGCTGTGCGGAATGATCTTCCAGCAGTCCGCTTTCCGCGCCGGCGCGCTGACCGCGTCGCTGCCGACGATGACCGTCGCCAAGCCCGTGGTGGCCGGCGTGCTCGGGATTACCGTGCTCGGCGAGACGCTCAAAACCGCAGGACCCGCCGCGTTTGCGCTGGTCGCGGCCGTGGCCCTGGTCATTGTCGCGACGGTTGCGCTGGCTCGCGGGGAGGCCGCCTCGATGGCGGCCGGCACGGGGCGAGACGCCACGCCAGACCCGTCGGGTCAGGGATCCTTCCCCGGTGAGCGGGTGAGGCCCTCGGGTTAG